From a region of the Halanaerobium hydrogeniformans genome:
- a CDS encoding magnesium chelatase domain-containing protein translates to MYRMLRAKKNRYGSTNEIGVFEMKESGIKEVSNPSSFFINERPADVSGSIITPILEGSRVLLVELQALVTDAAFSSPQRLSKGVNHKRLSLLLAVLEKRLGLNFKDKDVNMNITGGINVEEPGLDLAIAAAVISSYRNIAINNKSAVIGEIGLAGEVRAVGQIKKRVKELKKLGFKHFVIPAGNLKSLSFDQEIKVDGVKNIAEFIKIILKNK, encoded by the coding sequence ATGTATAGAATGCTGAGGGCGAAAAAGAATCGATATGGTTCAACTAATGAGATTGGTGTTTTTGAAATGAAAGAAAGTGGTATTAAAGAGGTTAGCAATCCTTCAAGTTTTTTTATCAACGAAAGACCAGCAGATGTTTCTGGATCAATTATCACCCCTATTTTAGAAGGTAGTAGGGTGCTTTTAGTTGAACTTCAAGCTTTGGTTACAGATGCTGCTTTTTCTTCACCCCAGCGGTTAAGCAAGGGCGTTAATCATAAAAGGCTTTCACTTTTGCTTGCTGTTTTAGAAAAAAGACTTGGTCTTAATTTCAAAGATAAAGATGTAAATATGAATATTACTGGTGGTATTAATGTAGAAGAACCCGGACTTGATCTTGCTATTGCTGCTGCAGTTATTTCCAGTTATCGCAATATAGCTATAAATAATAAAAGTGCTGTAATAGGAGAGATCGGTCTTGCAGGTGAAGTAAGAGCTGTAGGCCAGATTAAAAAAAGAGTTAAAGAACTTAAAAAATTGGGTTTTAAACATTTTGTGATTCCAGCTGGTAATTTAAAGAGTTTAAGTTTCGATCAGGAGATTAAAGTTGATGGAGTTAAAAATATTGCTGAGTTTATTAAAATTATTTTAAAAAACAAATAA
- a CDS encoding ATP-dependent Clp protease ATP-binding subunit translates to MFAKFTERARKVLSIAEQEALKLKHSYVGTEHILYGLIAEGQGIAARALIDNGISRDIVENKIEDMIGKGQNEVKGSIGLTPRSKKVLNLAMDEARKMGHNYIGTEHLLLGLIREGEGVAVRILMDLNSDIKNIKEEVVDLLGGKNAVQKKSKSSNRKTKNLDEYSRDLTDMARENKLDPVIGRDKEINRVIQVLSRRTKNNPVLIGEPGVGKTAIIEGLAQMIVSENVPDLLLNKRVVSLDLSSLVAGSKYRGEFEQRLKAVMNEIIESGEIILFIDEMHTLVGAGAAEGAIDAANILKPALARGELQAVGATTLDEYRKYIEKDAALERRFQSVLVEENSVEEAIDILKGLRDPYEAHHKVEITDRAIEDAVVLSHRYISDRFLPDKAIDLIDEAASKVRLSNSTRPPEFKELSRKLEEAEKEKEAAVKNQEFEKAARMRDKEKKLKKELEELKNSWENEKGKAEAVVTTEDIAEIVSSWTGIPVTKLEEAETARLLRLEEELHKRVIGQDEAITAVSEAVRRARAGLKDPKRPIGSFIFLGPTGVGKTELAKTLAETMFNDEDAMIRVDMSEYMEKHSVSRLVGSPPGYVGHDEGGQLTEPVRRRPYSVVLFDEIEKAHPDVFNVLLQILEDGVLTDTHGRKVDFKNTIVIMTSNVGADFIEKQSKLGFKTENDEQSNYESMKDNVITQLRKTFRPEFLNRLDEIIVFHALNKEHIKQIADLMLDDLRERLNEKEMEIEITEAAKDKLAEDGYDSEFGARPLRRTIQRQIENELSIKILDKEIGENSKIKIDVVDGEYTFHTTKKVDKTAVKAE, encoded by the coding sequence ATGTTTGCAAAATTCACAGAAAGAGCTAGAAAAGTATTAAGTATAGCTGAGCAGGAAGCACTCAAACTAAAACACAGTTATGTAGGTACTGAGCATATATTGTATGGCTTAATTGCAGAAGGGCAGGGTATTGCTGCCCGCGCTTTAATAGATAATGGTATTAGCAGAGATATTGTTGAAAACAAAATAGAAGATATGATAGGTAAAGGTCAAAATGAGGTTAAAGGATCTATCGGTTTGACACCCAGGAGTAAAAAGGTATTAAATCTAGCCATGGATGAAGCTAGAAAAATGGGCCATAATTATATTGGAACTGAACATCTTCTTTTAGGCTTGATTAGAGAAGGTGAAGGAGTAGCAGTTAGAATTTTGATGGACTTAAACAGCGATATTAAAAATATCAAAGAAGAAGTAGTTGATCTATTAGGGGGTAAAAATGCTGTGCAAAAGAAATCCAAATCTTCTAATAGAAAAACTAAAAATCTTGATGAATACAGCCGTGATTTAACAGATATGGCAAGAGAAAACAAATTAGACCCTGTTATTGGAAGGGATAAAGAAATAAATCGGGTAATACAGGTTCTCAGCAGAAGAACAAAAAATAATCCGGTTTTAATTGGAGAGCCGGGAGTGGGAAAAACTGCAATAATTGAAGGTTTAGCCCAAATGATAGTCAGTGAAAATGTACCTGATTTATTGTTGAATAAAAGGGTTGTTTCTCTTGACTTGAGTTCTCTTGTAGCTGGTTCTAAGTATAGAGGTGAGTTTGAACAGCGCTTAAAAGCAGTAATGAATGAGATTATTGAAAGTGGAGAAATAATTTTATTCATTGACGAAATGCATACTTTAGTTGGAGCAGGAGCAGCTGAAGGGGCAATAGATGCAGCTAACATTCTGAAACCAGCTTTAGCTAGAGGAGAACTACAGGCAGTTGGTGCCACAACCTTAGATGAGTACCGAAAATACATTGAAAAAGATGCTGCCTTAGAAAGAAGATTTCAGTCAGTTCTTGTTGAGGAAAATTCAGTTGAAGAAGCAATTGATATTTTAAAGGGTCTTCGTGATCCTTATGAAGCACATCACAAAGTGGAGATTACTGACAGAGCTATAGAAGATGCTGTGGTTTTATCTCACCGGTATATATCAGATAGATTTTTACCTGATAAAGCGATTGATTTAATAGATGAGGCCGCATCTAAAGTTAGATTGAGCAATAGTACCAGACCACCCGAATTTAAAGAATTAAGCCGAAAATTAGAAGAAGCAGAAAAAGAAAAAGAAGCTGCTGTTAAAAATCAAGAGTTTGAAAAAGCAGCTAGAATGAGAGATAAAGAGAAAAAGCTTAAAAAAGAACTGGAAGAACTAAAAAATTCCTGGGAAAATGAAAAAGGTAAAGCAGAAGCTGTTGTTACTACAGAAGATATTGCTGAAATAGTCTCAAGTTGGACAGGTATACCTGTTACTAAGTTAGAAGAAGCGGAGACTGCTCGTCTTTTGAGGCTTGAAGAAGAATTACACAAAAGAGTTATTGGTCAAGATGAAGCAATTACAGCAGTTTCTGAAGCTGTAAGAAGAGCCAGAGCAGGATTAAAAGATCCTAAAAGACCAATTGGTTCTTTTATATTCTTAGGACCTACTGGAGTAGGTAAAACAGAGTTAGCTAAAACACTTGCCGAAACAATGTTTAATGACGAAGATGCAATGATAAGAGTGGATATGTCTGAATATATGGAAAAACATTCAGTTTCTCGTCTGGTTGGTTCTCCTCCTGGCTATGTCGGTCATGATGAAGGAGGACAGCTTACAGAACCTGTCAGAAGAAGACCATATTCTGTAGTGTTGTTTGATGAAATAGAAAAAGCTCACCCAGATGTTTTTAATGTACTTCTGCAAATTTTAGAAGATGGTGTTTTAACAGACACTCATGGACGTAAAGTTGATTTTAAAAATACCATTGTAATAATGACATCTAATGTTGGAGCAGATTTCATTGAAAAACAATCAAAACTTGGTTTTAAAACTGAAAATGATGAACAGTCAAATTATGAAAGCATGAAAGATAATGTAATCACTCAGCTCAGAAAGACATTTAGACCGGAGTTTTTAAATCGTCTTGATGAAATAATTGTTTTCCATGCTTTAAACAAAGAGCACATTAAACAAATTGCAGATCTAATGCTTGATGATTTAAGAGAAAGGCTTAATGAAAAAGAAATGGAGATCGAAATTACAGAAGCTGCTAAAGATAAACTTGCAGAAGATGGCTATGATTCTGAATTCGGAGCTAGGCCTTTAAGAAGAACAATTCAACGTCAGATTGAAAACGAATTATCAATTAAGATATTAGATAAAGAAATTGGTGAAAACAGCAAAATCAAAATTGATGTTGTAGATGGAGAATATACATTTCATACAACTAAGAAGGTTGATAAAACAGCTGTGAAAGCAGAATAG
- a CDS encoding protein arginine kinase, whose amino-acid sequence MNQKIFDNNWLIESGNEKDVVLISRIRLARNLKEFNFPNKATLSEKEKIIDELQNNLNFLKDKNFHLFKMEEFSSLERDVLHEKNLISKCHSENIEGTALILNNKLHLSTMVNEEDHLRIQVFGSGLDFTTIWQIADQFDDQIESEVEYAFSNKWGYLTSCPTNVGTALRASVMCHLPALVLSDRINEVLGAVGKFGLTVRGVFGEGSGSAGELFQISNQVTLGYSEKEIIDNLKSIILQIIREERRTRLYLVNKNYDKLKDNVLRSLGILKYAHSLKENEALNFLSKVKFGLDSGLIEEEINKNAFSELIFKIRTAHLQLNNYNNKEQLNIKRAELIRNSL is encoded by the coding sequence ATGAATCAAAAAATATTTGATAATAATTGGCTGATCGAAAGTGGAAATGAAAAAGATGTAGTTTTAATTTCTAGAATTAGGTTAGCTCGTAATCTCAAAGAATTCAACTTCCCAAACAAAGCAACATTATCTGAAAAAGAAAAAATTATTGATGAATTGCAGAATAACTTAAATTTTTTAAAAGACAAAAACTTTCATTTATTTAAAATGGAAGAATTTAGTTCTTTGGAAAGAGATGTTCTCCATGAAAAAAATTTGATCAGCAAATGTCATTCTGAAAATATTGAAGGAACAGCACTTATTTTAAACAATAAATTGCATCTTTCAACTATGGTAAATGAAGAAGATCATTTACGTATTCAGGTTTTTGGATCAGGACTTGATTTTACCACTATCTGGCAGATCGCAGATCAGTTTGATGATCAAATTGAATCAGAAGTTGAATACGCTTTTTCTAATAAATGGGGTTATTTAACTTCCTGCCCCACAAATGTTGGTACAGCTTTAAGGGCTTCGGTTATGTGTCATTTACCAGCATTGGTTTTAAGTGACAGAATTAATGAGGTTCTTGGAGCAGTTGGTAAATTTGGTTTAACTGTAAGAGGAGTCTTTGGAGAAGGAAGTGGCTCGGCAGGTGAACTTTTTCAAATTTCTAATCAGGTAACCTTAGGTTATTCTGAAAAAGAAATAATCGATAATTTAAAAAGTATTATTTTACAAATTATCCGTGAAGAAAGAAGAACCAGACTTTATTTAGTAAATAAGAATTATGATAAATTAAAAGATAATGTTTTAAGATCTTTAGGAATTTTAAAATATGCGCATAGTCTTAAAGAAAATGAAGCTTTAAACTTTCTTTCAAAAGTTAAGTTTGGTCTTGACAGTGGTTTGATTGAAGAGGAAATTAATAAAAATGCTTTTAGTGAGTTGATTTTTAAAATTAGAACTGCCCACTTACAATTAAATAATTATAACAATAAAGAACAATTAAATATAAAAAGAGCAGAACTGATAAGAAATAGTTTATAA
- a CDS encoding UvrB/UvrC motif-containing protein, with protein MLCDNCQETDAVVHLTRIINGEKEEIHLCEDCAKKSNKFNLDSFDNISFQSMLSAVLNDNKSSDNSFMHNKLNNNKKCNSCALNYHEFTKSGEFGCADCYLEFEDDLETLFKRIHGNKRHTGKRPANIEEKKEYQEEINRLKAEMESAVEEERFEDAAEIRDKIHEIKKSMKEDIDESKNI; from the coding sequence ATGCTCTGTGATAATTGTCAGGAAACTGATGCAGTAGTTCATCTGACAAGAATTATTAATGGTGAAAAAGAAGAAATTCATTTATGTGAAGATTGTGCTAAAAAAAGTAATAAGTTTAATTTAGATTCTTTTGATAATATTAGCTTTCAGAGCATGCTTTCTGCAGTTTTAAATGATAATAAAAGCAGTGATAATTCTTTTATGCATAATAAGTTGAATAATAATAAAAAATGTAATAGTTGTGCTTTGAATTATCATGAATTTACCAAAAGTGGAGAATTTGGTTGTGCTGATTGTTATTTGGAATTTGAAGATGATTTAGAAACTCTATTTAAAAGAATTCACGGAAATAAAAGACATACTGGTAAAAGACCAGCAAATATAGAGGAGAAAAAAGAATATCAAGAAGAGATTAATCGTTTGAAGGCCGAGATGGAGTCTGCAGTTGAAGAGGAAAGGTTTGAGGATGCTGCAGAAATTAGAGATAAAATCCATGAAATTAAAAAAAGCATGAAGGAAGATATTGATGAATCAAAAAATATTTGA
- a CDS encoding DnaB-like helicase C-terminal domain-containing protein, whose amino-acid sequence MAKEKRFYVCQECGYKTVNWMGKCSSCGAWNSFEEKIENNDKIKAKKYIIREEKNPQPITKINSTAKQRLKTNIEELDRVLGGGVVSGSLILLGGAPGIGKSTLILQVASLFSQKHGKTLYMSGEESAQQIKMRAERLNCLNEKLNIFDERDYLILEEHISNNQDYSLIVVDSIQTVHIPELDAAPGNLTQIKKVTNRLLKLAKTTSIPIVLIDMLLKKVN is encoded by the coding sequence ATGGCAAAAGAAAAAAGGTTTTATGTCTGTCAGGAATGTGGATATAAAACAGTCAATTGGATGGGAAAATGTTCCAGCTGTGGAGCTTGGAATAGTTTTGAAGAAAAAATTGAAAATAATGATAAAATTAAAGCTAAAAAATATATTATAAGAGAGGAGAAAAACCCTCAGCCGATTACTAAAATCAATTCTACAGCAAAACAGCGCCTTAAGACAAATATTGAAGAGCTTGATAGGGTGCTTGGTGGTGGAGTTGTTTCTGGCTCTCTTATATTACTTGGTGGAGCCCCTGGTATTGGTAAATCAACACTAATACTTCAGGTGGCTTCTCTTTTTAGTCAAAAACATGGCAAAACTCTTTACATGTCCGGAGAAGAGTCTGCTCAGCAGATAAAAATGCGAGCTGAGAGGCTAAATTGTTTAAATGAAAAACTAAATATTTTTGATGAAAGAGATTATTTAATATTAGAAGAACATATCTCTAATAATCAAGATTATTCATTAATTGTAGTTGATTCAATTCAAACTGTACACATACCAGAATTAGATGCTGCTCCGGGTAATTTAACTCAGATAAAAAAGGTAACGAATAGATTATTAAAACTTGCTAAAACTACATCTATTCCAATCGTTTTAATCGACATGTTACTAAAGAAGGTGAATTAG
- a CDS encoding CtsR family transcriptional regulator produces MPSLSDQIEKYLRRQIQKYQGKVKIKRNQLAENFDCAPSQINYVLDTRFTVENGYVVESQRGGGGFIRIIEVTLDSDKEVIQNVISKLNGPISQREANGIIKRLYDNNLISKREYYLMEMAVHRNVLNISLPERDHLRGRILKNMLEVIFKLKEE; encoded by the coding sequence GTGCCAAGTTTATCTGATCAAATTGAAAAGTATTTAAGAAGACAAATACAAAAATATCAAGGTAAAGTAAAAATAAAGAGAAATCAGCTGGCTGAAAATTTTGATTGTGCCCCTTCACAGATTAATTATGTTTTAGACACTCGTTTCACTGTAGAAAATGGTTATGTTGTAGAAAGCCAGCGCGGTGGTGGAGGGTTTATTAGAATTATCGAGGTTACTCTTGATTCTGATAAAGAAGTAATTCAGAATGTTATTAGTAAATTAAACGGTCCGATTAGTCAACGGGAAGCTAATGGAATAATTAAAAGACTTTATGATAATAACTTGATTTCAAAAAGAGAATATTATTTAATGGAAATGGCTGTACATCGAAATGTACTGAATATTTCTTTACCTGAAAGAGACCATTTAAGAGGAAGAATTTTAAAAAATATGTTAGAAGTAATTTTTAAACTTAAGGAGGAATAA
- the disA gene encoding DNA integrity scanning diadenylate cyclase DisA, producing MEEIDEKLLDILKILAPGTILRDGLENILRAQTGGLIIVSDKKEVLELVNDGFKIGASVTPARLYELAKMDGAIVLDQEAENILFANAQLIPDPTVGSSETGTRHKTAERVARQTGELVIAISQRRSIITIYKKDSKHILEDIRVVLVKANQAIQTLDKYRSVFDQALTNLSALEFEDLVTVSDVVTVIQRTEMVLKIQREIEKYISELGSEGRLIKMQLEELVSNVKEEGLLLIEDYISEELEEDLTHPEAVLESLTDWSSDEILTLNTISKALGYSGSVNAFDESVSPRGYRILKKIPRLPMPVIENLVDEFKDLQAIIRASADELDDVDGIGEVRAQAIKDGLRRLRDQVLLDRHI from the coding sequence ATGGAAGAGATTGATGAAAAACTACTTGATATTCTTAAGATTCTTGCACCAGGCACCATATTAAGAGATGGGTTAGAAAATATTCTGCGAGCCCAAACAGGTGGTTTAATTATTGTAAGCGATAAAAAAGAAGTACTTGAACTGGTAAATGATGGTTTTAAAATTGGTGCTTCTGTAACCCCTGCTAGATTGTATGAACTAGCTAAAATGGATGGTGCAATAGTATTAGATCAAGAAGCAGAAAATATTTTATTTGCAAATGCCCAGCTTATTCCTGATCCTACTGTAGGATCTTCTGAAACGGGAACCCGACATAAAACTGCAGAGCGTGTAGCACGGCAGACAGGTGAACTGGTTATAGCTATTTCTCAGAGGCGCTCAATAATTACAATTTATAAAAAGGATTCTAAACATATTTTAGAAGATATCAGGGTGGTACTCGTTAAAGCGAATCAAGCAATACAAACTTTAGATAAATACCGCTCGGTATTTGATCAGGCATTAACTAATTTAAGTGCTCTTGAATTTGAAGATTTAGTAACTGTTTCTGATGTAGTAACCGTGATTCAGAGAACAGAAATGGTATTAAAAATTCAGCGTGAAATCGAAAAATATATTTCAGAATTAGGTTCAGAGGGGCGCTTGATTAAAATGCAGTTAGAAGAATTGGTAAGTAACGTTAAAGAAGAGGGGCTGCTTTTAATAGAGGATTATATTTCTGAAGAATTAGAAGAAGATTTAACACATCCTGAAGCTGTTTTAGAAAGTCTCACTGACTGGTCTTCAGATGAGATCTTAACTCTTAACACAATCAGTAAAGCACTTGGTTATAGTGGCAGTGTTAATGCATTTGACGAATCTGTATCACCTAGAGGTTATAGAATATTAAAGAAAATACCCAGGTTGCCTATGCCAGTAATTGAAAATTTGGTTGACGAGTTCAAAGACCTACAAGCTATAATAAGAGCATCAGCAGATGAGTTAGACGATGTAGATGGAATTGGTGAAGTTCGAGCTCAAGCAATCAAAGATGGTTTAAGAAGACTAAGAGATCAGGTTTTATTAGATAGACATATTTAA